The uncultured Sphaerochaeta sp. genome includes the window TGGTTCACTTACCAAAGCTCTTGCAATTTCGACCCGTCTCTGCAACCCATATGGCAGATTGGATGGACGAAGATTTGCATACTGCTCAAGATTCAATACCTTCAAACACATCATCGCTTTCTCATTGATCATGCGCTCTTGCTTCGACCTCCTCGGTAAGAGGAACATTGCCTCAAAAAATGAGTACTTTCCTGCGTAGTCGAGGGAAACCTTTACGTTGTCGAGAACAGAGAGTCCAGAGAAGAGCCGAATATTCTGGAAGGTCCTCGCAAGACCCATACGGGCAACTGCTACTTGGTCCAACGTGTCGATACTATGACCGTCAAACACTATACTCCCTGAGTCTTGCAGATAGATTCTCGATAAAACGTTGAAAATTGTCGTCTTACCAGCCCCATTTGGCCCAATGATACCTCGAATTTCTCCCTTGCCAAGCATCATCGAAAAATGGTCGACCGCCTTCACTCCCCCGAATGACATAGAGATATCTGTACATTTCATCATGGTTTCAGCCATTTTATTGCTCCTTCCGGTTACGTAGGGTGAAGCGTTTTATTGCACGCAACGACAATTCATGCTCTCCAAATACCCCGCTGGGCCTGAAATTGATGATTAGAAGAATTAATATACAGTATATGATTGTCCGATACTCCTGCAGAGTCTGCCCAAAAACTGTAACGGTCCGGAATAGCTCCGGAAGCAACTTAAGCAGAAAACCCGAAAACACTGCACCGGTTATCGAATTCGTTCCACCGAAGAAAAGGAAAATCTGCATCTCAGCAGAGAGATTCCATCCGAAGGAATCTGGAAGGATGACTCGGTTCTTCAATCCATACAGAATTCCGGCGATTCCTGCAATCGAGGATGCAAGCACATACATTCGAAGTTTCAACTTGTAGACATCAATCCCGAAACTCTTAGCCGCAATTTCATCGGTTTTTAGTGCAATGCACATTCTCCCAAAACGTGAATACTTTAGATTTCTTACACAAAATACCACCAATGCAGTAATTCCCAAGACAATCCAGACAAGGTGATTCACCTTGGGTATCCTGGAATAACCGATTGAACCATTTGTGTACCGCTCCAACAATATGATGGTGGCAGTCACCATTTGTCCAAATCCCATGGTAATCAAGGCAAAATAGTCTTTTCTCAGTTTCAGTGTGGGCACACTGATAATATAGGAACACAGCGCACTCAACCCTATCCCGATACCTGCAGTAACGATGATGGGAAGATTAAACATCCTCGCTAAAATAAACGTAACATAGGAACTAATCGCCAGATACGCCGCCTGGCCCAGTGAAAACATCCCAGCAAGCGCAGTAATCGAGAACACTCCAGTAATTGCAATCACCGATATACAGGAGTTCATTAATAACCCAAGTTGATAGTTGCTCATCCTGACCTCCCTATACCTTTTCCTTGGCAAATTTCCCCGCAATTCCCTGTGGCCTGATAAACAAGAAAAGCAACATCAGGACAAACAACATTACAGGAGCGGAGAATGCTCCAAAAAAATACGTCCAGAAAATTTCAAGGACCCCAAGTATGATTGCAGCAGCAATTGCACCTCCGAGGCTTCCCAGGCCACCAATGACACTGGCTATAAATCCCTTTACCATCATGGTCTGACCAAGGTCCGGGTACACGGAGTATTTGGCTCCAAGCATCACTCCACTCACCCCAGCAAGAAATCCGGCAATCAGGAATACCATCACCACGATGAAAGAACTGTTAATTCCCATCAAACGGCTTGTATCTGCATTGATAGCAACTGCCCGAATTGCCAAACCTATCTTTGTCTTTGTTATCAGGAGTATCATCAACACCAATACAAAGAGCGATACAATCATGATCAATGTATCCATGGTTGAGACCCGAAGGGTTCCCACCATGAAGAAATTGCTTGCAAAGATATTCGGATAGGCATATGGGTTTTTGCTGTATCCGATGTTCAGAATCTGCTCGATGATGATTGAGATGGTCAGAGAGGAGAGAAAGTAATAGATATTGGGGCTCTTATTCCTTCGTATACTTCGATAGGCTATAGCGTCCAGAAAAAGAGCAATACCCATACCACAGACCCCAGTGAAGAGGATGGTGAGAAGAATGGAAGGTGCCGGTTCAAAGGATCTTTGAAAAAAGAATCCAATATATGCACAAGCACTTATCATGCCTCCATGGGCAAAATTACTGAACTTCAAGACACTGAAAACTACTGCAAATCCAACAGCAATCAGCGCATAAACAGCTCCAAGGGAGATCCCATTTATCAAGAGTTGCGCTACCATGATTCGTTCCTTTTAGAAAGGAGGACGGACTGATCCGCCCTCCTAGACACTATAAAAACCATCAGTTTACCTTGATGAAATCGACAATTCTCAGATCGAGGTTCTCATCGTAATCGGCAATATACATACCCATATTGCTCGGCCTATGGGTGGCAGGGTCGATGGTAATGGTTGAACCACTACTAAGCATAACCCCATCTGTCTTCTCCAATAAGGAGGCAACTTCTTCTCCGTCAGTAGGATTCTCTGCTGCACGCATTGCATGAACAAGAACTTGGACTGCATCCCAGCCAAACCCAACATTTGCCGCTGGTGCAGCAGTATCGGTTTCCTCCATATGCTTGGTAACCAAATCATAGAATATTCCAACCTCAGGATTAAGCATGTCGTAGTTCTGTAGGAAATACACATCATATACATTATTCTTGACCATATTGGCAAATGGTAGTGAGAGTGTATTTGCCCCAATGATCGGGCCGGTGAATCCAGCATCACGGAGAGCATCGTAGCTTGTTACATTCTGAGGTAGGTAGTCGCAGACGAAGACCACATCCGGATTCGCATTTGCAATCCTAATTGCCTGAGCACTGTAATCCTTGTCAGACCAAGAGAAAGTTTGCTCGGTAAGAACTGATCCACCCTTCTCTTCCCAGTACTCCACAAACGGAGCAGCCTGGCTCTTGGCAAAGGCGTTTCCGGGATTGTACAGGGTGGCAGATGTCTTGGCACCAAGCTTGGTCAGAGCATACTCTGCCATACAGTAACTCTGGATTGCACTGCTTGGCTCTGCAAGGAACATATAAGGATACGGCTCACCGGTATCCGGATTGGTTGTGCAGATTTCATCCATGAAATGTCCTACGATGGGAATCTTGTCCTCTTCAGATAGTTCAACCCAAGCTGCCGCGGGGTTTGAAAGCGGAGGTCCGATGATGGCGGCCACTCCTACTTCATCAACAAGTTTGCGGTAGGCCATGACACCCTCTGCGGCATCGTTCTTGCAATCCATCGTAGTGATCTCAAGCATGCGGCCGTTTATCCCACCCTCTTCATTGATCACTTTCACAGCATATTCAGCACCCCATGCATTGGGTTGACCTGCTGTGGAAGCTCCCCCACTCAAGTCTTGAATACTGCCGATTTTGATAGGTCCTGTTCCTTCTGCTGCCCCTGTTTCCGCTGATCCACCAGCAAAGGCAGAGAGCGTTAAGCAGACCATAAGCATCATAACAAATAGCTTTTTCATGATTTTCCTCCTCATGTATTACCTTAAGTCATCGTTTCTGACTCAATAGGTTCTAATTCAAACCTGCTTCCCAAGTAGCAAGATGTTCAGTAATCCAATCATCATCTATGAGATGGGGATAGGCTTGCCTCACCCTATCCAATTCCTCGCTCTGACCCTCCGTAAGATCTTCCTCCGTATCCAGGCAATAGCGGTTCTTCATAAGCCCCTGCCTGCGAAGAACCTCGTGGATTCCAGGGATACACCCCTTGAAATCATGTGCAGGGTCGAAGACTGCTGCATTCATATCTGTAACTGCTGTAGCGAGTGTAAGTAGATATGCAGGAATCTCATTTCTTTCAACTGCCTTAGTGATGCTTGCATGCAACTCAACAGCTCTCTTGGTCCAGACACACCAGTGTCCAAGCAGACCCCCAAGAAACCGAACGGTACGCTTCCCTTTAGGAGTGTCAAAGGTGTAGGCATCCATCAGGTCATGCACAATATTGTCATCATTACCGGTATAGAGGGTTATCTTGCCATATCGTGATGAAGAGGCTACAGCACGAGCAACATCAAGCGTGGTATAACGATTGAAACTTGCACATTTGATTGCCACAACACCTTCAATTTCGCACAGAGACTGCCAATAATCATAGGAAAAGAGCCTTCCCCCAACAGCACGTTGCAAATAGAATCCGATAACCGGCATCACAGCGGCAACCTGACGTGTTCTTTCGAGCATTTCTTTCTCTGAAAGGTGGTTCAAGCCCCCAGGACTGAGAAGGACTGCATCATATCCAAGCCTTTTGGCAAGTTCAGCCTCCCTCAGGGCCTGTTCAATTGGTCCACATACACCGCAGACACGAACAATGGTCCTCTGGTTCTGTTGCTCAAAAAGTTCAATTTCCTCCATCACCACGGTAACAACCCTCTCGAAGAGATTGATCTTGGGATCACGGATACTGAACTGTGTGCTGTGCACCGCAGTAGCAATGCCTCCAACGCCACAATTGAGGTAGTAGCGCATCAAGAGACGCTGACTCCTTTCATCAAAATTGCGTTGTTCATCAAGCGCCAAGGGGGTTGCAGGAATGACAGTTCCTTGGGCAATCACCTTCAATGCTTTTACTTGGTCGTGCATCAGTAACTTCCTTTTCGTTCCTCAAAATGAGTCGGTATATTGAGGTCATGACCGCCTTCGAGTATCCACTTTGCTTGATACTCAATCATGGTATCGAGACTGACATGGGGATATCCGAATACCGAATGAGCCTTTGATGCATTCAAGAGATAAGCATCAGTATTCTCCTCAGAAGTAAAAATGGGCTCCTTTTCAAACAAGACACCAAACTTTTTTGCTGTCTCCTTCACTCCAACCAGTTCCGGTCCAGTTGCATTGAGGATGACCGCCGGGTTGTCTGCAAGGAGCAGGCTTCTGATGGCATACTCATTTGCATCGGACTGCCAAATGCAGTTGAAGCTTCCGTTGGCAAGATCCAGTGGTTGGGAGTTGTAGACTTTCCTTGCAATATCATTGAGCACGCCATACTCCAAGGCGATTGCGTAGCTGAGACGAAAAATAAGGACTTTTGTCCCTCTGGTCTGCGAGTAATACTCGAAGATTCTCTCCCTGGCCAGACAGCTTTGAGGATATTCTCCAATAGGCTGGCATTTCACGCTCTCGGATGCTCCACCGCTGGAAGCCTTGACCAATGGATAGATATTCCCTGATGAGAAGACAACAAATCGTGAAGCAGGAAATCGGTCACAAACAAGGGTTGGAACCATTGCATTCATACCCCAAGTCTGCCACTCGTTTCCGTCAGTACCAAACTTCTTCCCTGCCAGAAAGATAATATTGCTCACATCAGGAAGCTTCTCAAGCTCTTCCCGTTGCTGGAGGTCACAACTGAGTGTAACGATTCCTGCATGTTCCAGTTGATCGCGCTTCTCTTGATTGGTAAATCTGCTCACAGCATAGACTTTTTTATCGAGCTTTGCTTCCTTGATGGCACGCATTGTCATCAGACAGATGGTAGGGCCCATTTTCCCACCTGCCCCCAAAACCATGATATCGCCTTTAATCTTTTTCATATCCTCTATCAGCCGGTCTGACGGTCGACTGAGCAACTCTTGTAAGTTGATTGTTACTCCCATTATTTCTCTCCTTGTGCGTTGAGATACGCAAGATATGCTTTTTTATCCATGCTTGGGACGAATGATGCATGGATACGGGTCCCTTGTTTTGCCCCGTCACGAAGCAGTTCATATACCATGAGAGCCAATAGCTGACCTCCTAGTAGATAGCTATTCCAGGCATCAACCAGATCGAATTCCTTCGAATGAGCCTCTCCCACAAAGCCTCCCATGGTAGGTTGTATGCAACACTTCAGCTGTGAGAGATCACCCATATCAGTGGAACCGATCATATCCCTTCCCCTGACCACCGTTTTGATACCAGCAACCTGTTCGGCACACTGGGCAAACAACTCACTGAGTTTTGCATCTTGTCTCAAAGGGAGATATCCAGGAATGGTTTCAATTTCTGCAGAACCACCCATCATCAGAGAGGCAGCATACACACAGCGGTCAACAATCCTGCATCCCTTCTTGATTGCCACTTGGGAACATCCCCTGACGTAAGTCTCCATTCTGACGTCACTCGGAACTGTGTTAACCACATCACCTCCCTTGGTGATGATTGGATGGATACGAAGATGTTCTTCCTCACTAAACGTCTCACGGTTTGCATTGATTCCTGCAAGAGCCAAGCTGGCTGCCTGCAAGGCATTTATGCCGTTGAACGGCCGAGCCCCATGGGCCTCTTGACCCATGAACCTGATATTCTTCGCTACAAAGCCAAGACTTCCCCCTCCAATAAAGACATCGTAGGATGGATGGTTTGGTTCGCTGTGTATCATGATTATGATATCCATCTCATCGAAAAAACCGAGATGTATCAATTCCTGTTTACCTGAAAGATAGGTGATCTTCCCCTGCTCTCGCATGGCTAGACGAGCTTGAATGTCCAAAAACTCTTCTGCTGGAACCGCCGTGATGAATACATCACCATCAAGCTGATCAGAGATTTCTTTGAGTGCAAGAATCGCTGCATAAACTTGGGTGCTCTGAGAACTGTGGCCACAAGCATGGGCTTCTCCTGTACTGCAGGCATGGGGGTTCAATGGACTAACCACCGCATCAAGCTCTGAGAGCAAGCAAACCCGCAAGCCGTGGTTACGTGTGGGAAGATGAGCCTTTAACGCTGTGCAGGCATACCCTGATTCCACTTCAAGCCCCATCTCACGATAGGATCTTTCAATATATGAGCTGCTGAACGTTTCTTTAAATCCCAATTCAGGATGATTAAGTAAGGCGTTTCCAAAGGTCAGAATCCTGTCTTTCTGTTGTTCTATGCAGGAACGTATGGTATCAAGCATGAGTTTGCTTCTGCTCCCTTTCCTTTAAATATGCCAACAGCATTTCTGTTGTAGCCTGAATCCTTTTTTCTCGATTCTCCGCAAGCATCAAATCTTTGCCGACTATGATGTTCAATGTGTTCATATTAGAGAAATAATTAAAAGAACAAGCAATCAAGGTAAGGATAAGCTGGTCACTATCTATGGTCTCTGGAACATCACTTCGAAGTCTTGCCTCATCGATGATCCGACCAAGTTCATGAAGAATGGGATTTTTTGTCTCTGCAACCCCTCGTTCCTTGAAGCTTTTTGCGCCATTGAGATTCTCCCACATAACCATCCGTACAAACGAAGGATTATCGTAGAGAAACTGGAAGTAAATCTGCACTAGATCACGTAGCTTGAGCTCGTAGTCGGTCTTGAGATTAATTACCTGTTCCTCAAGATCACCTAGCCTTGTATAGACTCTAACTAAGACCTCTTTGTATAGCTCTTCTTTGCTATTGAAATGACGATAGAGTAAAGCTTTGTTCACCTTGGCTCGTCTGGCTATCTCATCCACACGACATCCATACAGTCCTTTTTCTGAAAACTCCTGTTCAGCTGCCTGAAGGATTGCTTTTTTTGTAGCTTCTGTACGCATCTCCTGCTTTGTCATTGCCACTCCCTTAATAGTAACTAACTAGTTACATTTTATGAGCAGAAATTCCCATTTGTCAAACATTCTTTAAAAAAATATTCACCAAGTAAGATCATGCAGATTATTAGATCCATGATTAATAGTCACAACTTCCCCAAGAATCTCGACTTAAGGTCTCTGAAAGCGTGTTTCAATAATTAATATGCCCATGCTGTATTTCACATTTCTATAAGTAACAGCGCGCGCTTTGGAGACACTTTATCCTCAACTGCCACCGCACCTATGATTGATGACATGCCTGTCAAACAGAAAAGGGCTGCCACAATGTTCACTGTTGCGGCAGCCTCTTTAGTTAGTTCCTTAGAATTATATTATGTTACTGTTACTTCAAACTTGCCTACTTCGCTTTGACCTTCTTTACCAACCTCATCACCACCGGTGCAAGGATGAAAACTGCCGTTATCAATAGAAGAGCAGCAGAAATAGGTTTCTCTATGAAGATTTTAGCAGACCCATTGGAAATTGAGAAAGCTCTCCGGATTGCCTGTTCAAAGCGCGGGGCAAGAACGAATGCCAAGAGAATCGGTGCTACCGGATACTGGTGCTTCTGCATAATAAATGCAATTACACCGGCGCCCACCATGAACCAAACATCGAACATATTGTTGTTCACCGAATAAGCTCCCACGATACAGATAAATACAATGATTGGAGCAATAATACCACGGGGAATTCTCAGAATCGACATGAGAAACGGGATCATTACCAAGCCGACAAAGATACAGGCAAGGTTTCCGATGTACATAGAACTGATGAGCCCCCAAACAAAGTCAGTCTGCTGAATGAAGAGTAAAGGACCAGGTTGCAGTCCCCACATCATTAGACCTCCGAGCAGTACCGCTGTAGTACCAGAACCTGGAATACCCAGTGTGAGCAGGGGAGCAAAGGCCCCTACTGCCGCAGCATTGTTTGCAGCCTCTGAAGCAGCTACCCCTTCCAGGGCACCATTTCCCATCTCTTTCTCGTTCTTCCCCGTCTTCTTTTCCATGACATAGGAGAGGAAGGAAGCAGTGGTACCACCGGCTCCGGGAAGGAACCCGACAAAATTACCCAGGATTGCACTCTTGATAGCTGTGGGAATGATCCGTTTCAGCTCTTCCTTACTCAGGATACTCTCCTTGAGCGTCAGACGCGGCTCCGTAGTAAGGATGTCCCCCTCCTCTTTCTTGCTCATGAGTTCCATCACCTGAGGAAGCCCGAACATCCCGATAACCAAAGGAATAAAGGAAAAACCGCTGAGCAGGTTGACCGAACCGAAGGTATATCGTCCAGCACCACCAGCCATCGAATCCATGCCGACTGTAGACAGCAGGATCCCCAAGGCTGAAGCAACAATACCTTTCAATGGATCGTCCCCAAGGAGCCACCCAATGGAAGTGAGGGCCAAAAGAATCAGGGCTGCAATCTCAGCCGGTCCGAACTTCAACCCCACCTTGGCAAGCAGAGGACCGAACAGGGTCAATGTCACGATCCCGATCGACCCCCCAATAAAGGAAGAAATGTTCGCTGCAAAAAGCGCCTTTCCACCTTTTCCCTGACGACTCAGCGGGTATCCATCGAGGGCTGTCATAACTGCAGGCGAATCGCCTGGTATATTGAGCAGGATGGCGCTGTAGGCACCACCGTACATGTTTCCGTAGTAAATTCCGGCAAGCATGATGATTGCGGAAGTAGGATCCATCTTGAAAGTGAGGGGAAGAAGCAGCGCCACACCAGTCACCGCTCCAATACCGGGCATTGCACCGACAAGAAGGCCCATGAACCCTCCTGCAATGGCCAGTAATACATTCGCTACCGAAAAGGAGGTACCGAATCCTTGCATGAGAAGATCGAAATTACCCATACCATTGTTCTCCTTTTAAAATAGCTGGAATATGAAACCCTGCGGAAATGGCACACGGAGCCACATCCTAAAGATTCCATAAATAAAGAAGGTGAAAATCGCACTGGTAATCAATGTCTTCACCCACGAATACTTGCTGAGAAAACGCATCCAGATCGAAGCAAAAAGGAACACCGATAAGCCGATTCCGACCACTTGGAGCATGAAGCCACCGAGAACAGCTGCTACAACAGGCATAAATGCACTCGGTTGGAATACATACGTCTCTTTCTGATTTTTCCCGAATACCACTTTGATGAGAATCGCGAGGGCGGCAGCAAGAACGATGGCCGCGAAGATTACCGGTACAAATCCACCACCGGGTCTCCCATTTTCCCAGAACACGTAACGAACGACACCTTGTTGTATCCATACGATCGCAACGAGTATTTCTATGATTACAATGACTATATCCATTTGCTAAACCGTCCTGTTGTCCTAACAGTCATGAAGAGGAGAAAGAAAGACTACTCTCTCCTCTTCATGGTTCATAGCTTCCCTGTCCAGTATCCTACTTGAACATTCCGATTTTCTCACCCATCTGGAAAAGTTGCTCGGAGTTCTCAGTTGCATAGGGACCAAATTTCTCGGCACCCATGTACCTGCCATCGAGAGCACTCTTTTCAATGTAGTTGGTCTTCCACTGTTCGGTGGCAGAGACCTTCTCGAAAACACTAGACCAATAAGCTACGGTTTCGGCTGACATACCGGAGCCTCCCATGATTCCACGGAACATCTGGAACTTGATGTTGGGGTATCCAAGCTCCTTGAAAGTTGGTGCTGATGCGAAAACTCCATCCAGCCTATCCTCAGAGAAGGAAGCAAGGGCACTCATATTCTTTGCCTCGATCTGGCCAATGCATTCGGAAGGGTTCATGATACCGAATTCAACATGCTCGCCAAGCATGGCACTCGCAATTTCACCAGCGCTGTCAAAATAGACACCATTGAGTTCAATACCAACCTGCTGGTTGATCATCTCAACACAGAGGCGGTCAAGATTATCAGCAACACCAACAGAAATGCCACCAGGATTCTTCTTTGCTGCTGCAATGACGTCATCGAATGTCTTATAGGGAGAATCGGAAACGGCGACAAAAAGCACATTGTCCATGGCAAGAGCTGCGATGGGGACCAGGTCTGAAGCATCGACCTCCTTGCTTGCCTTCAGCCCCAAGGCTTGTGCGCCATTAAGAGCTACCAAGGTATAATTTCCGTCACGATTCTTATCAGCTGCATAGGCAGCCCCAACCGTTCCACCACCACCGGGCTTGTTGACTACTACAACGTTTCCATCAACCAAATCGTTCTTATTGATGATATCGACGATAAGCCTGCAGAAAGTATCCGTACCACCACCTGCACTTGCCGGAGCCACAAACTCGACCGGACGGTCGGGATAAGCGCCTTTGGCCTCTTCAGATCCTTGGGCACTGACCACACCCATGGTAGTCAGAACCAACAGTACCAAAATCAAAGATTTTCTCATTCCATTCTCCTTTGTATATTCTGACAGCATCTTCCAGTATTGTATACAATTTTTGCTGTCATGAATTAAATGCAAATGCTGTGCCAAATATGTAGTTTACGTTGCATAAATTCCATAAATTCTGCACTAACATACAAATAAATCCACATCTGAGTCTTAACCGCTTTTATACATCGCACGAAGAATGTTCAAAAGATTGCAGTTTCGCACACCTTACATTGCATGTATTGCATACAGGGAAAGGACCTCAGGGACGCAGAGTTATCTTTATTGCCGTATCATCCTTGTCTGCGAGCTCGAATGCTTCCTTGATCTGTTCCAGCTTGAACTCATTGGTCACCAAAGACTTGATGTCCACCTGCCCGGTGATTACCGGCCTGAGCGTCTCAGGTGTCCAGATAAATCGTTCCTGCCATGTATGGTGCACGAGACAGGTATTTATGAACTGCAGTCCATCATCGTGCCATCTGCTGATGTTCAAAGTAATCGGCTCGGTGACCCAACTATAGAAAACAAACTTGCCATTATGCCTGATCATCTCACTCGCTGCATTGAAGGAATCTGCGCTCCCTGCTGCTTCGACCACGACATCGGCTCCAATACCACCAGTCAACTCCTTCACAATCGCAACGGGGTCTTCTTTGGTAATGTTAATCGTAATGTCTGTTCCCAGCTTCTTTGCAATTTTCAGTTTCCCTTCCAAGGTATCAACAACGATTACCTTATGTGCCCCCTTTGCCTTGGAGCACTGAGCGATGATCTGACCAGCGAAACCTCCCCCCATGATGACCAC containing:
- a CDS encoding zinc-binding dehydrogenase, giving the protein MAVITRAALLKGPYDIDLIEKKLVCGDDEVIVKNHLMGICGSDKLFYRGKLPPKTAEFRHPPKFPFPLGHESGGTVVEVGSKVSEYQVGDKVIAFGWNNNYADYFLSKTWQLQPVPKGLEMDLACLGEPISCAMYSGLNSQVQLGDTVVIMGGGFAGQIIAQCSKAKGAHKVIVVDTLEGKLKIAKKLGTDITINITKEDPVAIVKELTGGIGADVVVEAAGSADSFNAASEMIRHNGKFVFYSWVTEPITLNISRWHDDGLQFINTCLVHHTWQERFIWTPETLRPVITGQVDIKSLVTNEFKLEQIKEAFELADKDDTAIKITLRP
- a CDS encoding tripartite tricarboxylate transporter substrate binding protein, with amino-acid sequence MRKSLILVLLVLTTMGVVSAQGSEEAKGAYPDRPVEFVAPASAGGGTDTFCRLIVDIINKNDLVDGNVVVVNKPGGGGTVGAAYAADKNRDGNYTLVALNGAQALGLKASKEVDASDLVPIAALAMDNVLFVAVSDSPYKTFDDVIAAAKKNPGGISVGVADNLDRLCVEMINQQVGIELNGVYFDSAGEIASAMLGEHVEFGIMNPSECIGQIEAKNMSALASFSEDRLDGVFASAPTFKELGYPNIKFQMFRGIMGGSGMSAETVAYWSSVFEKVSATEQWKTNYIEKSALDGRYMGAEKFGPYATENSEQLFQMGEKIGMFK